A genomic region of Devosia ginsengisoli contains the following coding sequences:
- a CDS encoding alpha-N-arabinofuranosidase, translated as MKASVVAHKDFTVSKIDDRVYGAFLEHLGRAIYEGIYEPDHPSADKDGMRGDVAKLVKDLNIPVVRYPGGNFVSAYNWEDGIGPRDKRPTRLDLAWHTSESNAVGVHEFADWCATVGTEMMLAVNLGSRGVDEARNFLEYVNHPGGSYWSDLRIKNGRKAPWNVRMWCLGNEMDGPWQVGHKDAAEYGKLAANTARAMRMFDSKLELIVCGSSNSDMASYPDWERIVLEHTYDHVDHISLHMYFANREKNTANYLALNHKLDRYIETVASTILQVKAKRKSRRDVYISFDEWNVWYHSNKQDRAILDGNGGWPHAPGLLEDIYNFEDVLMVGLILNTFIRRSDVVKIACIAQLVNVIAPIMTEKGGPAWAQTIYYPYYFASIHGRGTALNLIVNSPGYDSVHQDNTPYVDVSGVHNEEEGVLSFFLVNRHGTEAADVEVSLQGFAEGQVIDHQVMVHDNLEAVNTARNQTEVAPRKGSGAKAEGGVLSVRLPAYSYQMVRVRVG; from the coding sequence GTGAAGGCTTCGGTCGTCGCGCATAAGGATTTCACGGTCAGCAAGATCGACGATCGGGTCTATGGGGCCTTTCTCGAGCATCTGGGCCGGGCCATTTACGAGGGCATTTATGAACCTGACCATCCCAGCGCCGACAAGGACGGGATGCGGGGCGACGTAGCCAAGCTGGTCAAGGACCTCAATATACCCGTGGTGCGCTATCCCGGGGGTAACTTTGTTTCGGCCTATAACTGGGAAGACGGCATCGGGCCGCGGGACAAGCGCCCTACCCGCCTGGACCTGGCCTGGCACACGTCCGAGAGCAATGCAGTGGGCGTGCATGAGTTTGCGGACTGGTGCGCCACGGTCGGCACCGAGATGATGCTGGCTGTCAATCTGGGGTCGCGCGGCGTCGACGAGGCGCGGAACTTCCTCGAATATGTCAACCATCCCGGTGGCAGCTATTGGAGCGATTTGCGTATCAAGAACGGCCGCAAGGCGCCGTGGAATGTGCGCATGTGGTGCCTGGGCAACGAGATGGACGGGCCCTGGCAGGTCGGCCACAAGGATGCGGCGGAATATGGCAAGCTGGCCGCCAATACGGCGCGGGCCATGCGCATGTTCGACAGCAAGCTGGAGCTGATCGTCTGCGGGTCATCCAATTCGGACATGGCGAGCTATCCCGACTGGGAACGCATCGTGCTGGAGCATACCTATGATCATGTCGATCATATCAGCCTGCACATGTATTTCGCCAATCGCGAGAAAAACACGGCCAACTACCTGGCGCTGAACCACAAACTGGATCGCTATATAGAGACGGTGGCGTCCACCATCTTGCAGGTGAAGGCCAAGCGGAAGAGCAGGCGCGACGTCTACATTTCGTTCGATGAATGGAATGTCTGGTACCATTCCAACAAGCAGGATCGGGCCATCCTCGATGGCAATGGCGGCTGGCCGCATGCGCCGGGGCTGCTGGAAGACATCTACAATTTCGAAGACGTGCTGATGGTGGGGCTGATCCTCAACACGTTCATCCGCCGTTCGGATGTGGTGAAGATCGCCTGCATCGCGCAGCTGGTGAATGTGATCGCCCCGATCATGACGGAAAAGGGCGGACCGGCCTGGGCGCAGACGATCTACTATCCGTATTATTTCGCCTCGATCCATGGGCGGGGTACGGCGTTGAATCTCATCGTCAATTCGCCTGGTTATGACAGCGTGCACCAGGACAATACGCCCTATGTGGACGTGTCGGGGGTGCACAATGAGGAGGAAGGGGTGCTGAGCTTTTTCCTCGTCAACCGGCATGGGACGGAGGCTGCCGATGTCGAGGTGAGCCTGCAGGGGTTTGCTGAGGGCCAGGTGATCGACCATCAGGTGATGGTGCATGACAATCTGGAGGCGGTGAATACGGCGCGGAACCAGACGGAAGTGGCGCCGCGCAAGGGCTCGGGCGCGAAAGCCGAGGGTGGCGTGCTGAGTGTGCGGCTGCCGGCTTATTCGTATCAGATGGTGCGGGTGAGGGTTGGCTGA